The Ornithodoros turicata isolate Travis chromosome 9, ASM3712646v1, whole genome shotgun sequence genome includes a region encoding these proteins:
- the LOC135368871 gene encoding zinc finger MIZ domain-containing protein 1-like isoform X3 translates to MCSLTPMTQLEIVADVYCDGQTLSGSDAGGLAGMGWQQGGPPVNQQQQQLSVVTTVWGVTATTQSGPGGPHYPPAKGPGGPYAQGSYPTGGVTPGPPNKGYQGVPPARQPPNSYAGFPSRYGQNPGGMAGGGGGGPNGEFQGGPALSAAALVAAATATATATASVVALQERQQQEAMGNQYPQMPNHQQFQGGYGGPTQRMPHHGAQMGSPMMGGQPTGHPMGPMGPKVTSNMYPGPNQPRGRPYPNPQQYMVQKRQQQSQYSAQQYGGPSPMQGYGPSPSAQQPYSAQQYPSQQNGPFSKQQAQAPQYGGPAGGGPMQGGPAYHPGAPQMRPRTQGPPSSYPGPQSQAPQYYQQTAQMSSMPPQQYEQQFMPGNQYPPHNFQQRNMNYQHSPIPGNPTPPLTPASGIPPYLSPNHQDTKPVFPDMKPPLPIQKDDELRLTFPVKDGIILAPFRLEHNLAVSNHVFHLKPSVHETLMWRSDLELQLKCFHHEDRQMHTNWPASVQVSVNATPLSIDRGESKTSHRPLYLKEVCQAGRNTVQITVTACCCSHLFLLQLVHRPTVRSVLQGLLRKRLLPAEHSISKIKRNFSAGPQGGPQPPSATEDGVEQTAIKVQLKCPITFKRITLPARGQECKHIQCFDLESYLQLNCERGSWRCPVCSKTAILEGLEVDQYMWGILTNLSNSDIEEVTIDATASWKPVTIKSVKEEHDGSESCSAQKRLKAMSPGSMTMPTTSTWEMGQGLSPYPALPPPDMQSLVNGPMQNGPGGMANGMNYNNRGFDFQSQASDFGSPLSHLNDSVASLDHLAAMEKSLNHHEQQMIPPPAPHDQGGSRQPPQSSSSSSNQPPTSASANPGGNAPATPHAPPSQQSVGSNGPLTPSHGPHTPHTPHTPHTPGGPPSVPPSGGPNQGMDNSGGSDALAPDLSDLSFDPAAVIDGEGQGQEGLNLLPDGCVDAMELLSYLDPPDMSNSNGTGTGSQTTHGATSAGSSAGNDDLLALFE, encoded by the exons ATGTGTTCCCTCACGCCCATGACTCAACTTGAAATCGTGGCCGATGTGTATTGTGACGGACAGACACTTTCTGGAAG TGATGCCGGAGGATTGGCAGGCATGGGTTGGCAGCAGGGGGGGCCCCCCGTAAaccaacagcagcagcaactgTCAGTGGTAACCACGGTGTGGGGCGTGACGGCCACAACGCAGAGTGGGCCGGGGGGACCGCACTACCCCCCGGCCAAGGGGCCTGGGGGCCCCTATGCACAGGGGAGCTACCCGACGGGAGGTGTCACCCCTGGACCCCCCAATAAGGGCTACCAGGGAGTACCTCCTGCCAGGCAGCCACCAAACTCCTATGCAGG GTTTCCCAGTAGGTACGGCCAGAACCCAGGCGGCATGGCAGGTGGGGGTGGAGGGGGACCCAATGGGGAATTCCAAGGGGGTCCGGCACTCAGCGCGGCAGCACTGGTGGCCGCCGCGACGGCCACAGCTACGGCTACTGCCAGCGTGGTGGCGCTACAGGAGAGACAGCAACAGGAAGCTATGGGCAACCAGTACCCACAG ATGCCAAACCACCAACAGTTCCAAGGAGGCTACGGGGGCCCTACGCAGAGGATGCCCCACCACGGCGCCCAAATGGGGTCTCCCATGATGGGAGGGCAGCCGACTGGACACCCTATGGGACCCATGGGTCCAAAAGTCACCTCTAACATGTACCCGGGACCCAACCAGCCCCGTGGCAGACCCTACCCGAACCCGCAGCAGTACATGGTCCAAAAGAGGCAGCAGCAGTCCCAGTATTCTGCACAGCAGTATGGGGGACCCAGTCCCATGCAGGGCTACGGCCCTTCTCCGTCAGCACAGCAACCCTACAGCGCACAG CAGTACCCAAGTCAGCAGAACGGTCCCTTTTCCAAGCAGCAGGCACAAGCCCCTCAGTACGGAGGACCAGCTGGTGGCGGTCCCATGCAAGGGGGACCGGCGTATCATCCCGGTGCGCCTCAGATGAGGCCCAGGACCCAGGGGCCTCCTTCTTCATACCCTGGACCTCAGAGCCAAGCCCCCCAATACTACCAACAGACAGCACAGATGAGCAGCATGCCTCCGCAGCAGTATGAACAACAGTTTATGCCAGGAAATCAGTACCCGCCCCATAATTTCCAG CAAAGAAACATGAACTACCAGCACTCACCCATTCCTGGGAACCCAACACCACCCCTGACCCCAGCATCGGGCATTCCTCCCTACCTCTCTCCCAATCATCAGGACACGAAACCTGTGTTTCCTGACATGAAACCCCCACTGCCAATTCAAA AGGATGACGAGCTGCGGTTGACATTCCCGGTGAAGGACGGGATAATCCTGGCCCCGTTCCGTCTGGAACACAACCTAGCCGTGAGCAACCATGTGTTCCACCTGAAGCCTTCGGTGCACGAGACGCTTATGTGGCGGTCGGACCTGGAGCTGCAGCTCAAGTGCTTCCACCACGAAGACCGGCAGATGCACACCAATTGGCCGGCTTCCGTGCAGGTCTCGGTCAATGCCACACCCCTGTCCATTGACAGGGGCGAGAGTAAGACCTCGCACCGGCCACTCTACCTCAAGGAGGTCTGTCAGGCTGGACGAAACACCGTGCAGATCACTGTCACTGCCTGCTGCTGT TCGCACCTGTTCCTGCTCCAGCTCGTGCACCGGCCAACGGTGCGGTCGGTCCTGCAGGGTCTGTTGAGGAAACGCCTCCTGCCGGCCGAGCACAGCATCAGCAAGATCAAGCGCAACTTCTCGGCAGGGCCGCAGGGAGGGCCGCAACCCCCCTCCGCAACGGAGGACGGGGTGGAGCAGACGGCCATCAAGGTCCAGCTCAAGTGCCCAATCACCTTCAAGCGTATCACGCTCCCGGCACGAGGACAAGAGTGCAAACACATACAg TGTTTCGACCTCGAGTCATACCTGCAGCTGAACTGCGAGCGAGGGTCTTGGAGATGTCCTGTGTGCAG TAAAACAGCCATCCTGGAAGGGCTGGAGGTGGACCAGTACATGTGGGGAATTCTCACCAATCTCAGCAACTCTGACATTGAGGAAGTCACCATTGATGCAACTGCCAGCTGGAAGCCCGTCACTATCAAGTCTGTCAAGGAGGAGCACGATGGGAGTG AGTCATGCAGTGCACAGAAACGCTTGAAGGCCATGAGCCCAGGCAGCATGACCATGCCCACCACAAGTACATGGGAGATGGGTCAGGGACTCTCTCCGTACCCAGCACTACCTCCACCTGACATGCAAT CGTTAGTGAACGGCCCCATGCAGAATGGTCCTGGAGGCATGGCCAATGGCATGAACTACAACAACCGTGGTTTTGACTTCCAGTCCCAGGCTTCTGACTTTGGAAGCCCCCTCTCGCATCTCAATGACAGTGTGGCTTCACTGGACCACCTGGCTGCCATGGAGAAGTCACTCAACCATCACGAACAG CAAATGATTCCTCCGCCGGCACCACATGATCAGGGTGGCAGTCGGCAGCCCCCTCAGTCATCTTCATCATCCTCCAATCAACCGCCGACGTCAGCGTCTGCAAACCCCGGAGGCAATGCCCCTGCCACGCCGCATGCACCTCCTTCGCAGCAGTCCGTTGGAAGTAACGGGCCCCTGACACCGTCTCACGGCCCTCACACTCCGCACACCCCTCACACACCGCACACCCCTGGGGGGCCCCCTAGTGTTCCACCAAGTGGAGGCCCCAACCAAGGCATGGACAACAGCGGGGGCTCGGATGCCCTGGCTCCAGACCTGAGTGATTTGAGCTTCGACCCGGCCGCAGTGATAGACGGAGAAGGCCAGGGTCAGGAAGGTCTTAAT CTCTTACCCGACGGCTGTGTCGACGCCATGGAGCTCCTGtcctacctcgacccccccgaCATGAGCAACTCCAATGGGACGGGGACGGGATCGCAGACGACCCACGGTGCCACGTCCGCTGGCAGCTCGGCCGGCAACGACGATCTCCTCGCCCTCTTTGAGTGA
- the LOC135368871 gene encoding zinc finger MIZ domain-containing protein 1-like isoform X2: MLSSDDMTLPALIAGNSRVHVCSEICPRTDIMCDAGGLAGMGWQQGGPPVNQQQQQLSVVTTVWGVTATTQSGPGGPHYPPAKGPGGPYAQGSYPTGGVTPGPPNKGYQGVPPARQPPNSYAGFPSRYGQNPGGMAGGGGGGPNGEFQGGPALSAAALVAAATATATATASVVALQERQQQEAMGNQYPQMPNHQQFQGGYGGPTQRMPHHGAQMGSPMMGGQPTGHPMGPMGPKVTSNMYPGPNQPRGRPYPNPQQYMVQKRQQQSQYSAQQYGGPSPMQGYGPSPSAQQPYSAQYPSQQNGPFSKQQAQAPQYGGPAGGGPMQGGPAYHPGAPQMRPRTQGPPSSYPGPQSQAPQYYQQTAQMSSMPPQQYEQQFMPGNQYPPHNFQQRNMNYQHSPIPGNPTPPLTPASGIPPYLSPNHQDTKPVFPDMKPPLPIQKDDELRLTFPVKDGIILAPFRLEHNLAVSNHVFHLKPSVHETLMWRSDLELQLKCFHHEDRQMHTNWPASVQVSVNATPLSIDRGESKTSHRPLYLKEVCQAGRNTVQITVTACCCSHLFLLQLVHRPTVRSVLQGLLRKRLLPAEHSISKIKRNFSAGPQGGPQPPSATEDGVEQTAIKVQLKCPITFKRITLPARGQECKHIQCFDLESYLQLNCERGSWRCPVCSKTAILEGLEVDQYMWGILTNLSNSDIEEVTIDATASWKPVTIKSVKEEHDGSESCSAQKRLKAMSPGSMTMPTTSTWEMGQGLSPYPALPPPDMQSLVNGPMQNGPGGMANGMNYNNRGFDFQSQASDFGSPLSHLNDSVASLDHLAAMEKSLNHHEQQMIPPPAPHDQGGSRQPPQSSSSSSNQPPTSASANPGGNAPATPHAPPSQQSVGSNGPLTPSHGPHTPHTPHTPHTPGGPPSVPPSGGPNQGMDNSGGSDALAPDLSDLSFDPAAVIDGEGQGQEGLNLLPDGCVDAMELLSYLDPPDMSNSNGTGTGSQTTHGATSAGSSAGNDDLLALFE, encoded by the exons ATGCTTTCTTCCGACGATATGACGCTTCCTGCACTTATCGCAGGAAATTCTCGTGTACATGTTTGCTCGGAAATATGTCCTCGTACTGATATAATGTG TGATGCCGGAGGATTGGCAGGCATGGGTTGGCAGCAGGGGGGGCCCCCCGTAAaccaacagcagcagcaactgTCAGTGGTAACCACGGTGTGGGGCGTGACGGCCACAACGCAGAGTGGGCCGGGGGGACCGCACTACCCCCCGGCCAAGGGGCCTGGGGGCCCCTATGCACAGGGGAGCTACCCGACGGGAGGTGTCACCCCTGGACCCCCCAATAAGGGCTACCAGGGAGTACCTCCTGCCAGGCAGCCACCAAACTCCTATGCAGG GTTTCCCAGTAGGTACGGCCAGAACCCAGGCGGCATGGCAGGTGGGGGTGGAGGGGGACCCAATGGGGAATTCCAAGGGGGTCCGGCACTCAGCGCGGCAGCACTGGTGGCCGCCGCGACGGCCACAGCTACGGCTACTGCCAGCGTGGTGGCGCTACAGGAGAGACAGCAACAGGAAGCTATGGGCAACCAGTACCCACAG ATGCCAAACCACCAACAGTTCCAAGGAGGCTACGGGGGCCCTACGCAGAGGATGCCCCACCACGGCGCCCAAATGGGGTCTCCCATGATGGGAGGGCAGCCGACTGGACACCCTATGGGACCCATGGGTCCAAAAGTCACCTCTAACATGTACCCGGGACCCAACCAGCCCCGTGGCAGACCCTACCCGAACCCGCAGCAGTACATGGTCCAAAAGAGGCAGCAGCAGTCCCAGTATTCTGCACAGCAGTATGGGGGACCCAGTCCCATGCAGGGCTACGGCCCTTCTCCGTCAGCACAGCAACCCTACAGCGCACAG TACCCAAGTCAGCAGAACGGTCCCTTTTCCAAGCAGCAGGCACAAGCCCCTCAGTACGGAGGACCAGCTGGTGGCGGTCCCATGCAAGGGGGACCGGCGTATCATCCCGGTGCGCCTCAGATGAGGCCCAGGACCCAGGGGCCTCCTTCTTCATACCCTGGACCTCAGAGCCAAGCCCCCCAATACTACCAACAGACAGCACAGATGAGCAGCATGCCTCCGCAGCAGTATGAACAACAGTTTATGCCAGGAAATCAGTACCCGCCCCATAATTTCCAG CAAAGAAACATGAACTACCAGCACTCACCCATTCCTGGGAACCCAACACCACCCCTGACCCCAGCATCGGGCATTCCTCCCTACCTCTCTCCCAATCATCAGGACACGAAACCTGTGTTTCCTGACATGAAACCCCCACTGCCAATTCAAA AGGATGACGAGCTGCGGTTGACATTCCCGGTGAAGGACGGGATAATCCTGGCCCCGTTCCGTCTGGAACACAACCTAGCCGTGAGCAACCATGTGTTCCACCTGAAGCCTTCGGTGCACGAGACGCTTATGTGGCGGTCGGACCTGGAGCTGCAGCTCAAGTGCTTCCACCACGAAGACCGGCAGATGCACACCAATTGGCCGGCTTCCGTGCAGGTCTCGGTCAATGCCACACCCCTGTCCATTGACAGGGGCGAGAGTAAGACCTCGCACCGGCCACTCTACCTCAAGGAGGTCTGTCAGGCTGGACGAAACACCGTGCAGATCACTGTCACTGCCTGCTGCTGT TCGCACCTGTTCCTGCTCCAGCTCGTGCACCGGCCAACGGTGCGGTCGGTCCTGCAGGGTCTGTTGAGGAAACGCCTCCTGCCGGCCGAGCACAGCATCAGCAAGATCAAGCGCAACTTCTCGGCAGGGCCGCAGGGAGGGCCGCAACCCCCCTCCGCAACGGAGGACGGGGTGGAGCAGACGGCCATCAAGGTCCAGCTCAAGTGCCCAATCACCTTCAAGCGTATCACGCTCCCGGCACGAGGACAAGAGTGCAAACACATACAg TGTTTCGACCTCGAGTCATACCTGCAGCTGAACTGCGAGCGAGGGTCTTGGAGATGTCCTGTGTGCAG TAAAACAGCCATCCTGGAAGGGCTGGAGGTGGACCAGTACATGTGGGGAATTCTCACCAATCTCAGCAACTCTGACATTGAGGAAGTCACCATTGATGCAACTGCCAGCTGGAAGCCCGTCACTATCAAGTCTGTCAAGGAGGAGCACGATGGGAGTG AGTCATGCAGTGCACAGAAACGCTTGAAGGCCATGAGCCCAGGCAGCATGACCATGCCCACCACAAGTACATGGGAGATGGGTCAGGGACTCTCTCCGTACCCAGCACTACCTCCACCTGACATGCAAT CGTTAGTGAACGGCCCCATGCAGAATGGTCCTGGAGGCATGGCCAATGGCATGAACTACAACAACCGTGGTTTTGACTTCCAGTCCCAGGCTTCTGACTTTGGAAGCCCCCTCTCGCATCTCAATGACAGTGTGGCTTCACTGGACCACCTGGCTGCCATGGAGAAGTCACTCAACCATCACGAACAG CAAATGATTCCTCCGCCGGCACCACATGATCAGGGTGGCAGTCGGCAGCCCCCTCAGTCATCTTCATCATCCTCCAATCAACCGCCGACGTCAGCGTCTGCAAACCCCGGAGGCAATGCCCCTGCCACGCCGCATGCACCTCCTTCGCAGCAGTCCGTTGGAAGTAACGGGCCCCTGACACCGTCTCACGGCCCTCACACTCCGCACACCCCTCACACACCGCACACCCCTGGGGGGCCCCCTAGTGTTCCACCAAGTGGAGGCCCCAACCAAGGCATGGACAACAGCGGGGGCTCGGATGCCCTGGCTCCAGACCTGAGTGATTTGAGCTTCGACCCGGCCGCAGTGATAGACGGAGAAGGCCAGGGTCAGGAAGGTCTTAAT CTCTTACCCGACGGCTGTGTCGACGCCATGGAGCTCCTGtcctacctcgacccccccgaCATGAGCAACTCCAATGGGACGGGGACGGGATCGCAGACGACCCACGGTGCCACGTCCGCTGGCAGCTCGGCCGGCAACGACGATCTCCTCGCCCTCTTTGAGTGA
- the LOC135368871 gene encoding zinc finger MIZ domain-containing protein 1-like isoform X1 — MLSSDDMTLPALIAGNSRVHVCSEICPRTDIMCDAGGLAGMGWQQGGPPVNQQQQQLSVVTTVWGVTATTQSGPGGPHYPPAKGPGGPYAQGSYPTGGVTPGPPNKGYQGVPPARQPPNSYAGFPSRYGQNPGGMAGGGGGGPNGEFQGGPALSAAALVAAATATATATASVVALQERQQQEAMGNQYPQMPNHQQFQGGYGGPTQRMPHHGAQMGSPMMGGQPTGHPMGPMGPKVTSNMYPGPNQPRGRPYPNPQQYMVQKRQQQSQYSAQQYGGPSPMQGYGPSPSAQQPYSAQQYPSQQNGPFSKQQAQAPQYGGPAGGGPMQGGPAYHPGAPQMRPRTQGPPSSYPGPQSQAPQYYQQTAQMSSMPPQQYEQQFMPGNQYPPHNFQQRNMNYQHSPIPGNPTPPLTPASGIPPYLSPNHQDTKPVFPDMKPPLPIQKDDELRLTFPVKDGIILAPFRLEHNLAVSNHVFHLKPSVHETLMWRSDLELQLKCFHHEDRQMHTNWPASVQVSVNATPLSIDRGESKTSHRPLYLKEVCQAGRNTVQITVTACCCSHLFLLQLVHRPTVRSVLQGLLRKRLLPAEHSISKIKRNFSAGPQGGPQPPSATEDGVEQTAIKVQLKCPITFKRITLPARGQECKHIQCFDLESYLQLNCERGSWRCPVCSKTAILEGLEVDQYMWGILTNLSNSDIEEVTIDATASWKPVTIKSVKEEHDGSESCSAQKRLKAMSPGSMTMPTTSTWEMGQGLSPYPALPPPDMQSLVNGPMQNGPGGMANGMNYNNRGFDFQSQASDFGSPLSHLNDSVASLDHLAAMEKSLNHHEQQMIPPPAPHDQGGSRQPPQSSSSSSNQPPTSASANPGGNAPATPHAPPSQQSVGSNGPLTPSHGPHTPHTPHTPHTPGGPPSVPPSGGPNQGMDNSGGSDALAPDLSDLSFDPAAVIDGEGQGQEGLNLLPDGCVDAMELLSYLDPPDMSNSNGTGTGSQTTHGATSAGSSAGNDDLLALFE, encoded by the exons ATGCTTTCTTCCGACGATATGACGCTTCCTGCACTTATCGCAGGAAATTCTCGTGTACATGTTTGCTCGGAAATATGTCCTCGTACTGATATAATGTG TGATGCCGGAGGATTGGCAGGCATGGGTTGGCAGCAGGGGGGGCCCCCCGTAAaccaacagcagcagcaactgTCAGTGGTAACCACGGTGTGGGGCGTGACGGCCACAACGCAGAGTGGGCCGGGGGGACCGCACTACCCCCCGGCCAAGGGGCCTGGGGGCCCCTATGCACAGGGGAGCTACCCGACGGGAGGTGTCACCCCTGGACCCCCCAATAAGGGCTACCAGGGAGTACCTCCTGCCAGGCAGCCACCAAACTCCTATGCAGG GTTTCCCAGTAGGTACGGCCAGAACCCAGGCGGCATGGCAGGTGGGGGTGGAGGGGGACCCAATGGGGAATTCCAAGGGGGTCCGGCACTCAGCGCGGCAGCACTGGTGGCCGCCGCGACGGCCACAGCTACGGCTACTGCCAGCGTGGTGGCGCTACAGGAGAGACAGCAACAGGAAGCTATGGGCAACCAGTACCCACAG ATGCCAAACCACCAACAGTTCCAAGGAGGCTACGGGGGCCCTACGCAGAGGATGCCCCACCACGGCGCCCAAATGGGGTCTCCCATGATGGGAGGGCAGCCGACTGGACACCCTATGGGACCCATGGGTCCAAAAGTCACCTCTAACATGTACCCGGGACCCAACCAGCCCCGTGGCAGACCCTACCCGAACCCGCAGCAGTACATGGTCCAAAAGAGGCAGCAGCAGTCCCAGTATTCTGCACAGCAGTATGGGGGACCCAGTCCCATGCAGGGCTACGGCCCTTCTCCGTCAGCACAGCAACCCTACAGCGCACAG CAGTACCCAAGTCAGCAGAACGGTCCCTTTTCCAAGCAGCAGGCACAAGCCCCTCAGTACGGAGGACCAGCTGGTGGCGGTCCCATGCAAGGGGGACCGGCGTATCATCCCGGTGCGCCTCAGATGAGGCCCAGGACCCAGGGGCCTCCTTCTTCATACCCTGGACCTCAGAGCCAAGCCCCCCAATACTACCAACAGACAGCACAGATGAGCAGCATGCCTCCGCAGCAGTATGAACAACAGTTTATGCCAGGAAATCAGTACCCGCCCCATAATTTCCAG CAAAGAAACATGAACTACCAGCACTCACCCATTCCTGGGAACCCAACACCACCCCTGACCCCAGCATCGGGCATTCCTCCCTACCTCTCTCCCAATCATCAGGACACGAAACCTGTGTTTCCTGACATGAAACCCCCACTGCCAATTCAAA AGGATGACGAGCTGCGGTTGACATTCCCGGTGAAGGACGGGATAATCCTGGCCCCGTTCCGTCTGGAACACAACCTAGCCGTGAGCAACCATGTGTTCCACCTGAAGCCTTCGGTGCACGAGACGCTTATGTGGCGGTCGGACCTGGAGCTGCAGCTCAAGTGCTTCCACCACGAAGACCGGCAGATGCACACCAATTGGCCGGCTTCCGTGCAGGTCTCGGTCAATGCCACACCCCTGTCCATTGACAGGGGCGAGAGTAAGACCTCGCACCGGCCACTCTACCTCAAGGAGGTCTGTCAGGCTGGACGAAACACCGTGCAGATCACTGTCACTGCCTGCTGCTGT TCGCACCTGTTCCTGCTCCAGCTCGTGCACCGGCCAACGGTGCGGTCGGTCCTGCAGGGTCTGTTGAGGAAACGCCTCCTGCCGGCCGAGCACAGCATCAGCAAGATCAAGCGCAACTTCTCGGCAGGGCCGCAGGGAGGGCCGCAACCCCCCTCCGCAACGGAGGACGGGGTGGAGCAGACGGCCATCAAGGTCCAGCTCAAGTGCCCAATCACCTTCAAGCGTATCACGCTCCCGGCACGAGGACAAGAGTGCAAACACATACAg TGTTTCGACCTCGAGTCATACCTGCAGCTGAACTGCGAGCGAGGGTCTTGGAGATGTCCTGTGTGCAG TAAAACAGCCATCCTGGAAGGGCTGGAGGTGGACCAGTACATGTGGGGAATTCTCACCAATCTCAGCAACTCTGACATTGAGGAAGTCACCATTGATGCAACTGCCAGCTGGAAGCCCGTCACTATCAAGTCTGTCAAGGAGGAGCACGATGGGAGTG AGTCATGCAGTGCACAGAAACGCTTGAAGGCCATGAGCCCAGGCAGCATGACCATGCCCACCACAAGTACATGGGAGATGGGTCAGGGACTCTCTCCGTACCCAGCACTACCTCCACCTGACATGCAAT CGTTAGTGAACGGCCCCATGCAGAATGGTCCTGGAGGCATGGCCAATGGCATGAACTACAACAACCGTGGTTTTGACTTCCAGTCCCAGGCTTCTGACTTTGGAAGCCCCCTCTCGCATCTCAATGACAGTGTGGCTTCACTGGACCACCTGGCTGCCATGGAGAAGTCACTCAACCATCACGAACAG CAAATGATTCCTCCGCCGGCACCACATGATCAGGGTGGCAGTCGGCAGCCCCCTCAGTCATCTTCATCATCCTCCAATCAACCGCCGACGTCAGCGTCTGCAAACCCCGGAGGCAATGCCCCTGCCACGCCGCATGCACCTCCTTCGCAGCAGTCCGTTGGAAGTAACGGGCCCCTGACACCGTCTCACGGCCCTCACACTCCGCACACCCCTCACACACCGCACACCCCTGGGGGGCCCCCTAGTGTTCCACCAAGTGGAGGCCCCAACCAAGGCATGGACAACAGCGGGGGCTCGGATGCCCTGGCTCCAGACCTGAGTGATTTGAGCTTCGACCCGGCCGCAGTGATAGACGGAGAAGGCCAGGGTCAGGAAGGTCTTAAT CTCTTACCCGACGGCTGTGTCGACGCCATGGAGCTCCTGtcctacctcgacccccccgaCATGAGCAACTCCAATGGGACGGGGACGGGATCGCAGACGACCCACGGTGCCACGTCCGCTGGCAGCTCGGCCGGCAACGACGATCTCCTCGCCCTCTTTGAGTGA